One Bradyrhizobium sp. ISRA464 genomic window carries:
- a CDS encoding c-type cytochrome, producing MPLPAAKPPDGPTLFKQQCATCHTTNTTDPVRQGPSLYRIIGRHAGKADGFKYSAGFAKADFVWDDARLNAWLTNPQEVIPGAVMAYRQARPEIRAMIIAYLKELN from the coding sequence ATGCCCTTACCCGCCGCCAAGCCGCCTGACGGTCCGACGCTGTTCAAGCAGCAATGCGCGACATGCCACACCACCAACACCACTGATCCCGTCCGGCAAGGGCCGTCGCTCTACAGAATCATCGGCCGCCATGCCGGCAAGGCCGACGGCTTCAAATATTCCGCGGGCTTCGCGAAGGCCGATTTCGTCTGGGACGACGCAAGACTCAACGCCTGGCTGACCAATCCGCAAGAGGTGATCCCCGGCGCCGTGATGGCCTACCGGCAGGCCAGGCCCGAGATCCGCGCCATGATCATCGCCTATCTGAAGGAGCTGAACTGA
- a CDS encoding VOC family protein, whose product MAKPVHSMIRVFDEAKSLDFYKRAFGLEIADNLSFPDFALIYLRHPSSPFEVELTVNFDRKEPYALGDGYGHLAIVVDDVDAEHARFEKEKLSPGPLRDFKHDGKTLARFFFVSDPDGYKIEVIQRGGRFG is encoded by the coding sequence ATGGCGAAACCCGTGCACTCGATGATCCGCGTGTTCGACGAGGCGAAATCGCTCGACTTCTACAAGCGCGCCTTCGGTCTCGAGATCGCGGACAATCTGAGCTTCCCCGACTTCGCACTGATCTACCTGCGCCATCCCTCCTCGCCCTTCGAGGTCGAGCTCACGGTCAATTTCGATCGCAAGGAGCCCTACGCGCTCGGCGACGGCTACGGCCATCTCGCCATCGTCGTCGACGACGTCGATGCCGAGCACGCGCGCTTCGAGAAGGAGAAACTGTCGCCCGGGCCGCTGCGCGACTTCAAGCATGACGGCAAGACGCTGGCGCGCTTCTTCTTCGTCTCCGATCCCGACGGCTACAAGATCGAGGTGATCCAGCGCGGCGGGCGGTTCGGTTAG
- a CDS encoding ribbon-helix-helix domain-containing protein yields MCHLFSHQPQRNYESQTRSLRIGGHCTSIRLEMSFWDTLEEIAAKEGMSLAKFLTTLYDEVLNHHGEVNNFASLLRCCCLIYRSQGATTVPEFRGQPILDAAE; encoded by the coding sequence ATGTGCCATTTGTTCTCGCACCAGCCGCAGCGCAATTATGAATCGCAGACCCGGTCACTGCGAATTGGCGGCCATTGCACCTCGATCCGGCTCGAAATGTCGTTCTGGGACACGCTGGAGGAGATTGCCGCGAAGGAGGGGATGAGCCTCGCGAAATTCCTCACCACACTCTATGACGAAGTCCTCAACCATCATGGCGAGGTCAATAATTTCGCCTCGCTGCTGCGCTGCTGTTGCCTGATCTATCGCTCGCAGGGCGCAACGACGGTCCCCGAATTTCGAGGCCAGCCTATTCTCGACGCCGCCGAATAG
- a CDS encoding GMC family oxidoreductase has product MAKFDLNDSGVVVIVGSGAGGGTLGNELAQKGIKVVILEAGPRIENQDFINDEWDSFSQLAWSDMRTTSGSWRVHKDFPNIPAWIVKAVGGSTVHWAGASLRFDEHEFKIKSAYGNIPGANLLDWPITLAEMEPYYAKAEDKMGVTRTNGIPGLPGNNNFKVLEAGAKKLGYQEVHTGRMAINSQPRDGRGSCQQIGFCFQGCKSGAKWSTLYTEIPKGEATGNLEVRPSSMVIKIEHDQSGKVTGVVYADATGAMQRQKARVVAVAGNSIESPRLLLNSASNMFPDGLANSSGQVGRNYMRHMTGSVYAVFEKSVHMYRGTTMAGIIRDEAKNDPKRGFVGGYEMETLSLGLPFMAAFLNPGAWGRTFTSAMEGYPRMTGMWLVGEDMPQETNRVTLDPKIKDKFGMPVASVHFDDHPNDIAMREHAYKQGAAVYEAVGATVTYPTPPYPSTHNMGTNRMSEKPRDGVVNKFGQTHDIKNLFISDGSQFTSGAACNPTLTIVSLAIRQADTIAGAMQRKEI; this is encoded by the coding sequence ATGGCAAAATTCGATTTGAACGACAGCGGCGTTGTCGTGATCGTCGGTTCGGGCGCCGGCGGCGGAACGCTCGGCAATGAGTTGGCGCAGAAGGGCATCAAGGTCGTGATCCTGGAGGCCGGCCCGCGCATCGAGAATCAGGATTTCATCAACGACGAATGGGATAGCTTCAGCCAGCTCGCCTGGTCGGACATGCGCACGACCTCCGGAAGCTGGCGCGTCCACAAGGACTTTCCGAACATTCCGGCCTGGATCGTGAAGGCGGTCGGCGGCTCCACCGTTCACTGGGCCGGCGCCTCACTGCGCTTCGACGAACACGAGTTCAAGATCAAGTCGGCCTACGGCAATATCCCCGGTGCCAATCTGCTGGATTGGCCGATCACGCTCGCCGAGATGGAGCCGTATTACGCCAAGGCCGAAGACAAGATGGGCGTGACGCGGACCAACGGCATCCCGGGATTGCCCGGCAACAATAATTTCAAGGTGCTGGAGGCCGGCGCGAAGAAGCTCGGCTACCAGGAAGTCCACACCGGGCGGATGGCAATCAACAGCCAGCCGCGCGATGGCCGCGGGTCCTGCCAGCAGATCGGCTTCTGCTTCCAGGGCTGCAAGTCCGGCGCCAAATGGTCGACGCTCTACACCGAGATTCCGAAGGGCGAGGCCACCGGCAATCTCGAGGTGCGTCCCAGCAGCATGGTGATCAAGATCGAGCACGATCAATCCGGCAAGGTCACCGGCGTGGTCTATGCCGACGCCACCGGCGCGATGCAGCGCCAGAAGGCCCGGGTGGTCGCGGTCGCCGGCAACTCGATCGAGAGCCCACGGCTGCTGCTCAACAGCGCCTCCAACATGTTCCCGGACGGGCTCGCCAACTCATCCGGCCAGGTCGGGCGCAACTACATGCGGCACATGACCGGAAGCGTCTATGCCGTCTTCGAGAAGTCGGTGCACATGTATCGCGGCACCACGATGGCCGGCATCATCCGCGACGAGGCGAAGAACGATCCGAAACGCGGCTTCGTCGGCGGCTACGAGATGGAGACTCTGTCGCTCGGCCTGCCGTTCATGGCGGCGTTCCTCAATCCCGGCGCATGGGGACGCACCTTCACCAGCGCGATGGAAGGCTACCCGCGGATGACCGGCATGTGGCTGGTCGGCGAAGACATGCCGCAGGAGACCAACCGCGTCACGCTGGACCCGAAGATCAAGGACAAGTTCGGCATGCCGGTCGCGAGCGTGCATTTCGACGATCATCCGAACGACATCGCGATGCGCGAGCACGCCTACAAGCAGGGTGCCGCCGTCTACGAGGCCGTCGGCGCCACCGTGACCTACCCGACCCCGCCCTATCCCAGTACTCACAACATGGGCACCAACCGGATGAGCGAGAAGCCGCGGGACGGCGTGGTCAACAAGTTCGGCCAGACCCACGACATCAAGAACCTGTTCATCTCGGATGGCAGCCAGTTCACCTCTGGCGCGGCCTGCAATCCGACGCTGACGATCGTGTCGCTGGCGATCCGGCAAGCCGACACCATCGCCGGCGCGATGCAGCGTAAGGAGATCTAG
- a CDS encoding gluconate 2-dehydrogenase subunit 3 family protein: protein MREVDRRSKYDRRVFLKGATATAPAVAIATSTGLGVTDAWADEASTLTPATMKTLLRMARDIYPHDILADSYYITAVKPWDGKAAKDPAVKSLINDGVARLDQEANERHKVPYINVPWENERVALLQRIEHSDFFQKIRGDLIVSLYNQKEVWPKFGYEGSSAEYGGYIKRGFADIDWLPKV from the coding sequence ATGAGAGAAGTCGATCGACGCAGCAAGTATGACCGGCGTGTCTTTCTCAAAGGTGCGACCGCAACCGCACCGGCGGTCGCGATCGCGACCTCTACGGGACTTGGTGTCACCGATGCGTGGGCCGACGAGGCATCGACGCTGACGCCGGCAACGATGAAGACGTTGCTCCGGATGGCGCGCGACATCTATCCGCACGATATCCTCGCCGACAGCTACTACATCACGGCGGTCAAGCCGTGGGATGGCAAGGCGGCGAAGGACCCGGCCGTGAAATCGCTCATCAATGACGGCGTCGCCAGGCTCGACCAGGAAGCCAACGAGCGCCACAAGGTCCCCTACATCAATGTCCCCTGGGAGAACGAGCGCGTCGCGCTGCTGCAGCGGATCGAGCACAGCGACTTCTTCCAGAAGATCCGCGGCGACCTCATCGTCTCGCTCTACAACCAGAAGGAGGTCTGGCCGAAATTCGGCTACGAGGGCTCCTCCGCGGAGTATGGCGGCTACATCAAGCGCGGCTTCGCCGACATCGACTGGCTGCCGAAGGTCTAG
- the mutL gene encoding DNA mismatch repair endonuclease MutL, translating to MPVRQLPEQLVNRIAAGEVVERPASVVKELVENAIDAGASRIDIFTDGGGRRRIGITDDGSGMTRSDLALAVDRHATSKLDDEDLLRIRTLGFRGEALPSIGAVAKLGITTRHASEPHAWSLSVEGGEKSPIMPAALGQGTRVEVNDLFYATPARLKFLKTDRTEAEAIREVVRRLAMARPDVAFTLAGEERAPVTWAAALPGAAGRLSRLGDILGADFRSCAIEVRSEREGVVVEGFAAAPSLTRANALGQYLFVNGRPVRDKLILGAVRAAYSDYLPRDRHPVVALLVTCDPQEVDANVHPAKTEVRFRNAGLVRALIVHALKDGLAREGKRTAANSDGAALSAFRPVFTPPRPSNWDWRSSPSFPVNPMRAFDGAATAFAEPGQAAFDVGAPTADVRFEAAPTPDLLDRPLGAARTQIHETYIVSQTRDGLIVVDQHAAHERIVYERLKASLAKNGVQRQILLIPEIVELDEATVEKLLDRAEELASFGLAIESFGPGAVAVRETPSLLGKTNAAGLLRDLAEHMAEWDEALPLERRLMHVAATMACHGSVRAGRRLKPEEMNALLREMEDTPNSGQCNHGRPTYVELKLSDIEKLFGRR from the coding sequence ATGCCCGTCCGCCAGCTTCCCGAACAGCTCGTCAACCGCATTGCCGCCGGCGAGGTGGTCGAACGCCCCGCGAGCGTGGTCAAGGAGCTGGTCGAGAACGCGATCGACGCGGGCGCCAGCCGGATCGACATCTTCACCGATGGCGGTGGGCGGCGCCGGATCGGCATCACCGACGACGGCAGCGGCATGACGCGCAGCGATCTTGCGCTTGCGGTCGATCGCCATGCGACCTCCAAGCTCGACGACGAGGACCTGCTCCGCATCCGGACGCTCGGATTCCGCGGCGAGGCGTTGCCGTCCATCGGCGCCGTCGCAAAACTCGGCATCACCACGCGCCATGCCAGCGAGCCGCATGCCTGGTCGCTGTCGGTCGAAGGCGGCGAGAAGTCGCCGATCATGCCGGCCGCGCTCGGCCAGGGCACCCGCGTCGAGGTCAACGATCTCTTCTATGCAACGCCGGCGCGGCTGAAATTCCTCAAGACCGACCGCACCGAGGCGGAAGCGATCCGCGAGGTGGTGCGGCGCCTGGCGATGGCGCGGCCCGACGTCGCCTTTACGCTCGCCGGCGAGGAGCGCGCGCCGGTCACCTGGGCCGCCGCGCTGCCCGGCGCGGCGGGCCGGCTGTCGCGGCTCGGCGACATCCTCGGCGCCGACTTCCGCAGTTGCGCCATCGAGGTGCGTTCCGAGCGCGAGGGCGTCGTGGTCGAAGGCTTTGCCGCCGCCCCCTCGCTCACCCGCGCCAATGCGCTCGGGCAATATCTGTTCGTCAATGGCCGTCCGGTCCGCGACAAGCTGATCCTCGGCGCGGTGCGCGCCGCCTATTCCGACTATCTGCCGCGTGATCGCCATCCAGTCGTCGCGCTGTTAGTGACCTGCGACCCGCAGGAGGTCGACGCCAACGTGCATCCGGCCAAGACCGAGGTGCGCTTCCGCAACGCCGGTCTGGTCCGCGCCCTGATCGTGCACGCTTTGAAGGATGGCCTCGCCCGCGAAGGCAAGCGCACGGCAGCCAACTCCGACGGCGCGGCGCTGTCAGCGTTTCGCCCAGTCTTCACACCGCCTCGCCCGAGCAATTGGGACTGGCGCAGTTCGCCGTCGTTCCCGGTCAATCCGATGCGCGCGTTCGACGGTGCGGCCACTGCCTTCGCCGAGCCGGGCCAGGCCGCCTTCGACGTCGGCGCGCCGACCGCCGATGTGCGCTTCGAGGCAGCGCCCACGCCGGATCTGCTCGACCGTCCACTCGGAGCTGCGCGCACCCAGATCCACGAGACCTACATCGTCTCGCAGACCCGCGACGGCCTCATCGTGGTGGATCAGCATGCCGCCCATGAGCGCATCGTCTATGAGAGGCTGAAGGCTTCGCTCGCGAAGAACGGCGTGCAGCGGCAGATCCTCTTGATCCCCGAGATCGTCGAGCTCGACGAGGCCACCGTCGAGAAGCTGCTCGATCGGGCCGAAGAGCTGGCGTCGTTCGGGCTCGCGATCGAATCCTTCGGTCCGGGCGCGGTCGCCGTTCGCGAAACGCCCTCGCTGCTCGGCAAGACCAATGCGGCCGGCCTGTTGCGCGATCTCGCCGAGCACATGGCGGAGTGGGATGAGGCGCTGCCGCTCGAGCGGCGCCTGATGCATGTCGCCGCCACCATGGCCTGCCACGGCTCGGTGCGCGCCGGCCGGCGTCTCAAGCCGGAAGAGATGAATGCGCTCCTGCGCGAGATGGAAGACACGCCGAACTCCGGCCAGTGCAACCATGGCCGCCCGACCTATGTCGAATTGAAACTAAGCGATATCGAGAAGCTGTTCGGGCGGAGGTAG